From one Leptidea sinapis chromosome 22, ilLepSina1.1, whole genome shotgun sequence genomic stretch:
- the LOC126970799 gene encoding brain tumor protein isoform X1, producing the protein MNGFGLLWDAGFLKMASRTPSLESLPGANSIGSLERGSLSPLTLSGSSPPASDSAVCDLREFDGLDTTCAICRETFVEPKVLNCFHTFCRGCLEREQTHPDKVTCVTCRVDSCLPPAGIPGLLTNLVIAAAVEQDADLLPSARQTNSPTARCTGCKSKESDAVARCVDCANFLCPNCVMAHQFMHCFEGHRVLAFTELKDDKGMLTSTFAANGDKTAFCPRHKNDILKYFCRTCSVPVCKECTIIEHPASLHDCEHLSDAGPKQLELMQTAVNEAKTRATEIRHVVKTVEHAAGKLQVQYHKAQNEINDTFQFYRSMLEERKQELLKELESVFSTKQIALTVVGQKAQETVDKIYQTCDFVERLTKCANIAEILMFRKLLDNKLQSLMSTNPEQSVQTACELEFVSNYQAIQVGVRNTFGYVRSSSEANIGPSKQPPIARPTNGSLLNGGSSSSSSSVNGSSGSLNGGIHLPTGLNGVLDRPYSNGLLGPSSQSTSPFDSNLISKRFNSGTTLGPFSTTIGDINLNGINPYEKWSNGGCDSLFPPTTTTDPYSLTSSAHTDPIMDLTNKLISTAIFPPKSQIKRQKMIYHCKFGEFGVMEGQFTEPSGVAVNAQNDIIVADTNNHRIQIFDKEGRFKFQFGECGKRDGQLLYPNRVAVVRTSGDIIVTERSPTHQIQIYNQYGQFVRKFGANILQHPRGVTVDNKGRIVVVECKVMRVIIFDQVGNVLQKFGCSKHLEFPNGVVVNDKQEIFISDNRAHCVKVFNYEGIYLRQIGGEGVTNYPIGVGINAAGEILIADNHNNFNLTIFTQDGQLVSALESKVKHAQCFDVALMDDGSVVLASKDYRLYIYRYVQVPPIGM; encoded by the coding sequence GGATGCCGGTTTCCTGAAGATGGCCTCACGCACCCCGTCCCTTGAGTCGCTGCCCGGTGCCAACTCTATAGGTTCGCTGGAGCGTGGCTCCTTATCACCCCTCACCCTTAGCGGATCCTCGCCACCTGCGAGCGATTCCGCTGTATGTGATTTGCGCGAGTTCGACGGCCTTGATACAACCTGTGCGATCTGCAGAGAGACATTCGTCGAACCCAAAGTACTGAACTGCTTCCACACGTTCTGTAGAGGCTGCTTAGAACGTGAACAAACACACCCCGATAAAGTAACTTGCGTCACTTGCCGAGTTGACAGCTGCCTGCCACCAGCTGGTATTCCTGGACTATTGACAAATCTTGTCATCGCCGCTGCTGTTGAACAGGACGCAGATCTTTTACCGTCTGCTCGACAGACGAACTCACCAACTGCACGCTGCACTGGGTGCAAATCGAAGGAATCTGACGCAGTAGCTCGTTGCGTAGACTGTGCCAATTTCCTCTGCCCAAACTGCGTCATGGCACACCAATTCATGCACTGCTTTGAAGGCCATCGTGTGCTTGCCTTCACAGAATTGAAAGATGACAAGGGCATGCTTACCTCCACGTTTGCAGCAAACGGAGATAAGACCGCATTCTGCCCAAGGCACAAAAATGATATCCTAAAATATTTCTGCCGCACATGCTCAGTGCCAGTATGCAAAGAATGCACTATCATTGAACATCCTGCATCTTTACATGACTGTGAACATCTCTCTGATGCTGGACCAAAGCAATTAGAACTGATGCAAACAGCTGTGAATGAAGCTAAAACCCGAGCAACAGAAATACGACATGTAGTGAAAACCGTTGAACATGCAGCCGGTAAACTCCAAGTACAATATCACAAAGCACAAAATGAGATAAATGACACGTTTCAATTCTATCGCTCCATGTTAGAAGAACGCAAACAAGAATTGTTGAAAGAACTTGAAAGTGTTTTCTCTACGAAGCAAATAGCCCTCACAGTAGTGGGACAAAAGGCTCAAGAAACTGTTGACAAAATATACCAGACATGTGATTTTGTTGAGCGTTTGACGAAATGCGCCAACATTGCTGAAATATTGATGTTCCGAAAACTTTTAGACAATAAACTACAGTCGTTAATGAGCACTAATCCGGAACAAAGCGTTCAAACAGCTTGCGAACTTGAGTTCGTTTCAAACTATCAAGCAATTCAAGTTGGAGTCAGAAACACATTTGGATACGTTCGCTCCAGCTCCGAAGCAAATATTGGTCCCAGTAAGCAACCCCCTATTGCGCGACCGACTAATGGCTCTCTTTTGAATGGGGGATCATCTTCCAGCAGCAGTAGTGTTAATGGAAGTTCTGGAAGTCTTAATGGAGGCATTCATCTGCCAACAGGACTAAATGGAGTCTTAGACCGTCCTTACTCAAATGGTCTATTGGGTCCCTCTAGCCAGTCTACTTCACCATTTGATTCCAACTTAATTTCAAAGAGATTTAATAGTGGAACTACTTTGGGGCCTTTCTCAACTACCATTGGagacataaatttaaatggCATTAACCCATACGAAAAATGGTCAAATGGAGGATGTGATTCACTTTTCCCACCTACCACCACCACTGATCCTTATTCGCTGACAAGCTCTGCACATACAGACCCAATTATGGATTTAACCAACAAGTTAATTTCTACTGCCATTTTCCCACCAAAGTCTCAAATTAAGAGACAGAAAATGATATACCATTGCAAATTTGGTGAATTCGGAGTTATGGAAGGCCAATTTACGGAGCCAAGTGGTGTAGCTGTGAATGCTCAAAATGATATCATAGTCGCTGATACTAATAATCATCGCATACAGATATTCGACAAGGAAGGTCGTTTCAAATTCCAGTTTGGAGAATGCGGCAAACGAGATGGACAGTTGTTGTATCCCAATAGAGTTGCAGTAGTACGTACTTCAGGTGACATTATTGTAACAGAGAGGTCACCAACACACCAGATACAGATTTACAACCAATACGGACAATTTGTACGGAAATTTGGAGCAAATATCCTTCAGCATCCACGTGGAGTAACCGTCGACAACAAAGGTCGTATTGTTGTCGTTGAATGCAAAGTTATGAGAGTTATAATATTCGATCAGGTCGGTAACGTGCTACAAAAATTTGGTTGCTCTAAACACCTGGAGTTCCCCAATGGCGTTGTAGTCAACGATAAGCAGGAGATATTCATAAGTGACAATCGTGCACACTGCGTTAAAGTGTTTAACTATGAGGGTATCTATCTACGCCAGATTGGTGGAGAGGGTGTTACGAATTATCCAATTGGCGTGGGAATCAACGCAGCTGGCGAAATCCTCATTGCTGACAATCACAACAACTTCAATTTAACGATATTCACTCAAGACGGACAATTGGTTTCAGCTTTGGAAAGTAAAGTGAAACACGCTCAATGCTTTGACGTGGCTTTGATGGACGACGGTTCAGTTGTCCTGGCAAGCAAGGATTATCGTCTATACATTTATCGCTACGTGCAAGTGCCCCCCATCGGCATGTAA
- the LOC126970799 gene encoding brain tumor protein isoform X2, with product MASRTPSLESLPGANSIGSLERGSLSPLTLSGSSPPASDSAVCDLREFDGLDTTCAICRETFVEPKVLNCFHTFCRGCLEREQTHPDKVTCVTCRVDSCLPPAGIPGLLTNLVIAAAVEQDADLLPSARQTNSPTARCTGCKSKESDAVARCVDCANFLCPNCVMAHQFMHCFEGHRVLAFTELKDDKGMLTSTFAANGDKTAFCPRHKNDILKYFCRTCSVPVCKECTIIEHPASLHDCEHLSDAGPKQLELMQTAVNEAKTRATEIRHVVKTVEHAAGKLQVQYHKAQNEINDTFQFYRSMLEERKQELLKELESVFSTKQIALTVVGQKAQETVDKIYQTCDFVERLTKCANIAEILMFRKLLDNKLQSLMSTNPEQSVQTACELEFVSNYQAIQVGVRNTFGYVRSSSEANIGPSKQPPIARPTNGSLLNGGSSSSSSSVNGSSGSLNGGIHLPTGLNGVLDRPYSNGLLGPSSQSTSPFDSNLISKRFNSGTTLGPFSTTIGDINLNGINPYEKWSNGGCDSLFPPTTTTDPYSLTSSAHTDPIMDLTNKLISTAIFPPKSQIKRQKMIYHCKFGEFGVMEGQFTEPSGVAVNAQNDIIVADTNNHRIQIFDKEGRFKFQFGECGKRDGQLLYPNRVAVVRTSGDIIVTERSPTHQIQIYNQYGQFVRKFGANILQHPRGVTVDNKGRIVVVECKVMRVIIFDQVGNVLQKFGCSKHLEFPNGVVVNDKQEIFISDNRAHCVKVFNYEGIYLRQIGGEGVTNYPIGVGINAAGEILIADNHNNFNLTIFTQDGQLVSALESKVKHAQCFDVALMDDGSVVLASKDYRLYIYRYVQVPPIGM from the coding sequence ATGGCCTCACGCACCCCGTCCCTTGAGTCGCTGCCCGGTGCCAACTCTATAGGTTCGCTGGAGCGTGGCTCCTTATCACCCCTCACCCTTAGCGGATCCTCGCCACCTGCGAGCGATTCCGCTGTATGTGATTTGCGCGAGTTCGACGGCCTTGATACAACCTGTGCGATCTGCAGAGAGACATTCGTCGAACCCAAAGTACTGAACTGCTTCCACACGTTCTGTAGAGGCTGCTTAGAACGTGAACAAACACACCCCGATAAAGTAACTTGCGTCACTTGCCGAGTTGACAGCTGCCTGCCACCAGCTGGTATTCCTGGACTATTGACAAATCTTGTCATCGCCGCTGCTGTTGAACAGGACGCAGATCTTTTACCGTCTGCTCGACAGACGAACTCACCAACTGCACGCTGCACTGGGTGCAAATCGAAGGAATCTGACGCAGTAGCTCGTTGCGTAGACTGTGCCAATTTCCTCTGCCCAAACTGCGTCATGGCACACCAATTCATGCACTGCTTTGAAGGCCATCGTGTGCTTGCCTTCACAGAATTGAAAGATGACAAGGGCATGCTTACCTCCACGTTTGCAGCAAACGGAGATAAGACCGCATTCTGCCCAAGGCACAAAAATGATATCCTAAAATATTTCTGCCGCACATGCTCAGTGCCAGTATGCAAAGAATGCACTATCATTGAACATCCTGCATCTTTACATGACTGTGAACATCTCTCTGATGCTGGACCAAAGCAATTAGAACTGATGCAAACAGCTGTGAATGAAGCTAAAACCCGAGCAACAGAAATACGACATGTAGTGAAAACCGTTGAACATGCAGCCGGTAAACTCCAAGTACAATATCACAAAGCACAAAATGAGATAAATGACACGTTTCAATTCTATCGCTCCATGTTAGAAGAACGCAAACAAGAATTGTTGAAAGAACTTGAAAGTGTTTTCTCTACGAAGCAAATAGCCCTCACAGTAGTGGGACAAAAGGCTCAAGAAACTGTTGACAAAATATACCAGACATGTGATTTTGTTGAGCGTTTGACGAAATGCGCCAACATTGCTGAAATATTGATGTTCCGAAAACTTTTAGACAATAAACTACAGTCGTTAATGAGCACTAATCCGGAACAAAGCGTTCAAACAGCTTGCGAACTTGAGTTCGTTTCAAACTATCAAGCAATTCAAGTTGGAGTCAGAAACACATTTGGATACGTTCGCTCCAGCTCCGAAGCAAATATTGGTCCCAGTAAGCAACCCCCTATTGCGCGACCGACTAATGGCTCTCTTTTGAATGGGGGATCATCTTCCAGCAGCAGTAGTGTTAATGGAAGTTCTGGAAGTCTTAATGGAGGCATTCATCTGCCAACAGGACTAAATGGAGTCTTAGACCGTCCTTACTCAAATGGTCTATTGGGTCCCTCTAGCCAGTCTACTTCACCATTTGATTCCAACTTAATTTCAAAGAGATTTAATAGTGGAACTACTTTGGGGCCTTTCTCAACTACCATTGGagacataaatttaaatggCATTAACCCATACGAAAAATGGTCAAATGGAGGATGTGATTCACTTTTCCCACCTACCACCACCACTGATCCTTATTCGCTGACAAGCTCTGCACATACAGACCCAATTATGGATTTAACCAACAAGTTAATTTCTACTGCCATTTTCCCACCAAAGTCTCAAATTAAGAGACAGAAAATGATATACCATTGCAAATTTGGTGAATTCGGAGTTATGGAAGGCCAATTTACGGAGCCAAGTGGTGTAGCTGTGAATGCTCAAAATGATATCATAGTCGCTGATACTAATAATCATCGCATACAGATATTCGACAAGGAAGGTCGTTTCAAATTCCAGTTTGGAGAATGCGGCAAACGAGATGGACAGTTGTTGTATCCCAATAGAGTTGCAGTAGTACGTACTTCAGGTGACATTATTGTAACAGAGAGGTCACCAACACACCAGATACAGATTTACAACCAATACGGACAATTTGTACGGAAATTTGGAGCAAATATCCTTCAGCATCCACGTGGAGTAACCGTCGACAACAAAGGTCGTATTGTTGTCGTTGAATGCAAAGTTATGAGAGTTATAATATTCGATCAGGTCGGTAACGTGCTACAAAAATTTGGTTGCTCTAAACACCTGGAGTTCCCCAATGGCGTTGTAGTCAACGATAAGCAGGAGATATTCATAAGTGACAATCGTGCACACTGCGTTAAAGTGTTTAACTATGAGGGTATCTATCTACGCCAGATTGGTGGAGAGGGTGTTACGAATTATCCAATTGGCGTGGGAATCAACGCAGCTGGCGAAATCCTCATTGCTGACAATCACAACAACTTCAATTTAACGATATTCACTCAAGACGGACAATTGGTTTCAGCTTTGGAAAGTAAAGTGAAACACGCTCAATGCTTTGACGTGGCTTTGATGGACGACGGTTCAGTTGTCCTGGCAAGCAAGGATTATCGTCTATACATTTATCGCTACGTGCAAGTGCCCCCCATCGGCATGTAA